The following is a genomic window from Sutcliffiella horikoshii.
GTACGATGTGACTCAAGGCGATCGCATGAAAGGCTTTAAAAATGCCAACGAAGTGGAACCGCCGCAAATGATGGTGCCAGAGGGCGAGGAAGCTTTTACAGAAGAGGATATTGCACTTGTATCTAACGAAGACGGGGAATATCTGATCACGGATTCCTCCACAGAATTCCCGTATCACCGCTTTGATGTGACGGTGGACGATTCGGTTCAGGAGGGGGATACGGTCGAGCTTGTTTGGAAGGGGAACTCCCTTGAAGGCAGGAAGGTTACCATGTATGCCTGGAACCACACGTCGAACAAGTGGGAAATTGTTGATTATAAGATTGCTGGAACGGAAGACTTTGGCCTGCAAGGAGAGGTCGCAGTCGCTGATTTTGTAAAAGAAAGCAACATCAACGTACTGGTGCAGGATGAAATTCCAGCCTCACCTGAAGAGTACGATTACACGTTTGTCTGGATGTCAGACACTCAGTATTACTCCGAAAGCTTCCCGCACATCTATGAAAGGCAGACCGAATGGATTGCAGAAATGGAAGAGGAAATGAAAATTGAGTATGTGTTCCACACGGGAGATCTCGTGAATACGGCTGATCAGGAAGGCCAATGGAATTATGCGGATCAGTATATGGGTGTTTTGGACGAACGTGAAATTCCTTATGGCGTGCTTGCCGGGAACCATGACGTAGATCACAAAACGAATGACTACACCGAGTATTATAAGTACTTTGGCGCGGACCGCTTTGAGGACAAGCCTTTCTATGGCGGCACATATAAAAATAACCGCGGACATTATGACCTTATTTCCTCCAACGGAAATGACTATATCATGGTTTACCTCGGTTGGGGTGTGGAAGACGAAGGGATTGCCTGGGTGAATGAGGTGCTTGCAGCCCATCCAGACCGCATGGCGATTTTGAGCTTCCACGAATACTTGCAGGCAACAGGCGTGCGTCATCCGCTTGGCGACAAGTTGTATGAGGAAGTCGTACTGCCAAACGAGAATGTCATTGCGGTGTTGAGCGGCCATTATCATGAGGCGCAAACACTGATTGATGAAGTGGATGATGATGGAGATGGCGTAGCAGATCGTAAAGTCTATCAAATGCTTGCCGATTATCAGGCAGGTCCAGAAGGCGGACAAGGCTTCATGCGACTATTGCATTTTGATACAGACAATAACCGGATTGTCGTGAACACGTACTCTCCGTACCTTGATCAGTACAACTATTATGATACCGAAACCTATCCAGGCAAGGATGAGTTTGTGCTGGACCTTGACCTTCAGCCAAAAGAAAAGCGCGTGGCAACTGACTACTTTGCGGTGAACGTTTATACGGAAGTGGAAATTGGCAAGCAAGAGGCTGTTTCGAGCGGAAGTGTGGCAGAGATGGTCTGGGAAGGGCTTGACGAAAACGAGCGTTATTGGTGGTATGTCGTGGTGGAGGATGAGCACACGGGTATGACTAAGTCGGATATTTGGACTTTTACTAAAGGTAAGGTGGCGGATGGGCCTGTTGAGCCGGATCCATCAGAGCCTGGAGGACCTGGGGAACCGGGCAAGCCAGGTGGTAATCCTGGAGGGCCGACTAATCCAGGTGCGCCGGGGCCAAGCAAGCCGAATCCCATGAATCCAAACCCTGGGCAACCAGGACAGCCTGGAAAACCGGCAGATCCGGTTAAGGTGAATAACCCAGCAGCGCCAGGTAGTAACGATGGGAAGAAAAACGAACAAGGAAAGAAACAGAGTGGAGAGAAGCTTCCAAACACGGCTACTAATCTATATGACTTTTATGTCATCGGGTTTTTATTGCTGGTGATGGGAGTAGGATGTTTGGTGATGGTGAGGAAGAGAAGAAGGGTGTTATAGGATGATAGGTGAGACGCATGGAATCTTTTGGATTTCATGTGTCTTTTTTTAATAAATCAATATAAACTTAGAAGAAGAGACGTAGAACTATGATTCAGTTTGAATAGTGATTTTTAAACAAACGTTTGATCAAATGGAATTTTTTTATTGTAAGAAAGGGCTTAAAATCGGTTCGTGAAATATCGACTATTTTCGAAAGATATTTTGAAATAATAACTTAGGGGGTTTCTAATATGAATGTAGTAGAGAAAGCCATCATCTTTGCAGCTGAGGCACATAAGCACCAAACAAGAAAAGGGACCGAGATACCTTATATCACACATCCGTTTGCGGTTGGAATGATGTTGCAAGGTGCGGGTTGCTCGGAAGAAGTGGTTGCTGCGGGTATTTTGCACGACACATTGGAAGATACGGAAGCCACTTATGATAGTTTGGTGAAAGAGTTTGGTGGCGGAGTAGCAGATTTAGTTGTGGCTGCTTCTGAAAATGACAAAAGTCTTTCATGGGAAGAAAGAAAACAACACACCATTGATGGGTTGAAAGATGCTTCGATGGAAGAGTTGCAAGTCATTGTTGCGGATAAGCTGCACAATTTACGCTCCATTCGAGCGGATCTTAAAGAACACGGGGATACGATTTGGGGGCGGTTTAATCGAGGCAAAGAGAAGCAACGTTGGTACTATGCAAACATTGTGAAGGCATTGGCTCCTAGGAAAGATGGGTTTAAGTTGATTGGTGACTTAGAGAAGGAAGTTAGTGAAGTTTTTGGTTTTGTAGAGTTGTAGAAGGAGAGGCTCGCTTGGGGGATTTTTGGGGGTGATAAGGACGTCTCTGGGCTGAGAATGGAGGTAGTGAGGTCTTCATAGTGGTTATGAAGACGTCTCTGTGGTGAAAACGGAGGCGGTGAGGTCTTCATCAAGCTTATGAGGACGTCTCTACGATGAAAACGGAAGCACAAAGGTCCTCATCAAGCTTATGAAGACGTCTCTACCGCAAAAAAGTAACCAGAAAGGTCTTCATCCGGTCCCCTGCACTTCCAATTCAAAATAGTGGAAAAAAAGTATATATCTTCACCTGATTCCCTGCTAAAATATTGAAGGAAGGAGATGGAAAATATGAAAATATTAAGTAGGTCGCTGCTGGTCGTATGTTTATTGGCTATTGGAAGTGTGTTGACCGCTTGTAGCGAAGTGGTAGATACGATAAAAGAGCAGGTAGATGCGCAGGATGAACTCATCGCCTATATTGAAGATAGCAATCCAGTCATCGAATCTGCTGTGAATGCGGAGATTGCGGCAGATGAATTTGTGTTTATGGAAGAGGATCTCGAGAGTGCTTATACATATTTAGTCGAGACGACCATTCCTACCCTTGAAAAAGTAGTGGAAGATACAGAAGCCATTGTCATTACCATGGAGGAGTTGCAACCATCACACGATAAGTTAATTGAGGCGCATAAAAAACTGTTGGAAGCCTATTCCACTTATGCAGATGGGTATTATGACGGCGACGAAAGCTTGTTGGAAAAGGGAGACCTTCTCTACGAAGAATATGGTGTGATTTATGATGAACACGAAGCTTTGTTCACGGAATTGGCGGAAGAGTATAACTTAGAGGTGGAAATAGAGGAAGTAGAATTGGAAAACAATTAGAGAAATATACAAGCAAGGCACATGGAATTTTCCCTGTGTCTTTTTATAATGGATGTTTTATTGACTATTATTTGAAAAACATAAAAAAACAGGCCCTATAGTAAGAGCCTGTTTTGTATAAACGATTTAAGATTAAGAAGCTTTTTGAACGTTAGAAGCTTGAGCTCCACGAGCACCTTGCTCAACGTCAAACGTTACTTTTTGACCTTCGTCTAAAGATTTGAAGCCATCACTTTGGATTGCGGAGAAGTGAACGAATACATCGTCTCCATTTTCGCGTTCGATAAATCCAAAACCTTTTTCTGCATTAAACCATTTAACTGTACCTTGTTCCATTTTTGTTGCCTCCTAGTGCGTTCCCACACATTGTATTACTATTCTTGGCCAAAGCACATTCAAGATGAAAAATTGTTATTCATACTATCCTTTACACCGAACAAAAATAATTAACTCAATGATATCAGAAAACAAAAGAACTTGCAAATAAATGGTATTTGACGGTAGAAATTGCAGGTGTTATTTCACTTTTATTGGGAATAAAACTTAATTCCTACTATTTTCTTGTTTTTTTAAGTGAATTGGTTGACGATGAAAATAAAATTATGATATTATAAAATATTTTGTTAAAAAATTTCATATGTGTTAAGGTTAAGAGGGTTACCAAATATGGAGGTGGATTTTTTGTTTAAAATTGGCGATAACATTGTTTATCCAATGCACGGAGTAGGTATAATTAAAGATATAGAAGAAAAGGAAATCTTAGGAAAAAAACAACAGTATTTTGTCATAAGAATGTTAATCAGTAATATGCAAGTCATGATCCCTACGGGTAAAATATTGAGTTCAAGTATACGCCCAGTTACTGACATCATTGCATTGAAACACATCATGCACATTTTTCAGCATGGAGAATCAGATAGATTAATGCCGTGGAAACAAAGATTTAAATTGAACACGGAAAAAATCAAAACAGGTAAAATACAAGAAGGTGCCGAAGTTGTGCGTGATCTAATGCGTATGAAGAAAGAGAAAGCACTTAATTCAAGCGAAAAAAGAATGCTGAATAACGCAAATGAATTTTTGATTAGTGAACTGAGATTAATTAAAGGAATCACTGAAAAGCAAATAAAAAGCTTTTGTTAAGGTTAACTATAAGATAATGTATTACATCCCCGAAAATATCCTGAGTCTTTTTGGAATTATTTAAAGCAAAATACAAAGGCATTCTACTTCTTTAACTCACTTTTGGAGCATTAACCTCTTTTGATATTTCTACAATTTAATTGATTTTTATTATTACGTAAAAGAGATAAACCGATAGTAACACCATATGGTCAACAACAAAAATGGTTTCCAGACTAGGAAACCATTTTTATTTACCACATTAATTAAAGCCGGAGCTCGTTTCTCCTGCAGATGATGCGGAAATCTATGAATCAGTTTAGACTTAGGGGAAGAGCTATAAGGAAGGCATCCGAGTTGGAAGAACCCAAAGCTTACAAACTTCCGTTAATCTTTTATCTGGAATAGTAATTTTTAAACAAACGTTCGATTAAGCTGATTTTTTTTGTTGTGATGGCGGCATTGAAATTGCATCG
Proteins encoded in this region:
- a CDS encoding HD domain-containing protein codes for the protein MNVVEKAIIFAAEAHKHQTRKGTEIPYITHPFAVGMMLQGAGCSEEVVAAGILHDTLEDTEATYDSLVKEFGGGVADLVVAASENDKSLSWEERKQHTIDGLKDASMEELQVIVADKLHNLRSIRADLKEHGDTIWGRFNRGKEKQRWYYANIVKALAPRKDGFKLIGDLEKEVSEVFGFVEL
- the cspC gene encoding cold shock protein CspC; amino-acid sequence: MEQGTVKWFNAEKGFGFIERENGDDVFVHFSAIQSDGFKSLDEGQKVTFDVEQGARGAQASNVQKAS
- a CDS encoding CarD family transcriptional regulator — encoded protein: MFKIGDNIVYPMHGVGIIKDIEEKEILGKKQQYFVIRMLISNMQVMIPTGKILSSSIRPVTDIIALKHIMHIFQHGESDRLMPWKQRFKLNTEKIKTGKIQEGAEVVRDLMRMKKEKALNSSEKRMLNNANEFLISELRLIKGITEKQIKSFC